In Leptospira congkakensis, a single window of DNA contains:
- a CDS encoding EAL domain-containing response regulator — protein sequence MVTNELNFLVIEDDDFQREVVVDILTRLGATTVTEARTGTEALNFLNDSKSEEIDIILCDLNMPEMDGMEFLRHMGHSHSSIATIIMSALDGALIESVRKMASAYGTYLLGSIEKPITPAQLETLFTIYNSRDLKQRNDYSGGSGYTLGEVLEGLTNGDFEPHFQPKIQLSTGKLIGAEALARWNHPDRGIIAPYAFIDLLEKSGNIDILTFIMLEESAKACKELHAQGHKISISVNLSLTSLVDTKLADKITRVVLESGVDPKYFILEITETAAMTEMAPALENLARLRMKGFGLSIDDYGTGYSSMQQIARIAFTELKIDQSFVREMATSNVSKVLINSSIEMATKLQMKCTAEGIETKTDWEQLKSMNCDLGQGYYIAKPMSFKDFLKFCNENLEH from the coding sequence ATGGTTACAAATGAATTAAATTTCTTGGTGATTGAAGATGACGATTTTCAAAGAGAGGTTGTTGTTGATATATTAACTCGATTAGGTGCCACGACGGTTACAGAAGCCAGAACAGGAACAGAAGCATTAAATTTTTTGAACGATTCCAAGTCGGAAGAGATCGATATCATACTTTGCGACTTAAATATGCCCGAAATGGATGGAATGGAATTTCTTCGTCACATGGGTCACTCACATTCTTCTATCGCAACGATCATCATGAGTGCTCTCGATGGCGCTTTAATTGAGTCTGTTAGAAAGATGGCGAGTGCATATGGAACTTATCTCCTTGGATCGATCGAAAAACCGATCACGCCAGCTCAATTAGAAACTCTATTTACTATTTACAATTCTCGAGATTTGAAACAAAGAAACGATTATAGCGGTGGATCCGGATACACTTTAGGAGAGGTACTGGAAGGTCTAACAAACGGAGATTTTGAACCTCACTTCCAACCAAAAATACAATTGTCCACTGGCAAACTGATCGGTGCAGAAGCCTTGGCAAGATGGAACCATCCCGATCGTGGAATCATCGCTCCATATGCATTCATTGATTTATTAGAGAAATCAGGCAATATTGATATACTAACATTTATTATGTTAGAAGAATCAGCAAAAGCTTGTAAAGAACTTCATGCTCAAGGTCATAAAATTTCTATTTCAGTAAATCTTTCTCTTACTTCGCTAGTGGATACAAAACTTGCCGACAAAATTACTCGTGTTGTATTAGAATCAGGAGTGGATCCAAAATACTTCATACTCGAAATCACAGAAACCGCAGCGATGACAGAAATGGCGCCTGCACTTGAAAACCTAGCACGCCTTCGTATGAAAGGGTTCGGTCTGTCAATTGATGATTATGGAACTGGATATTCGAGTATGCAACAGATTGCTCGTATCGCTTTTACGGAACTAAAAATTGATCAATCCTTTGTTCGTGAAATGGCTACTAGTAACGTTTCAAAAGTATTAATCAACTCAAGTATAGAGATGGCGACGAAACTGCAAATGAAGTGTACTGCAGAAGGCATCGAAACCAAAACAGATTGGGAACAGCTGAAAAGTATGAATTGCGATTTAGGACAAGGATACTACATAGCAAAACCAATGAGTTTTAAAGATTTTCTTAAATTTTGTAATGAGAACTTAGAGCATTAG
- a CDS encoding methyltransferase domain-containing protein yields the protein MATNIELETLEAVQNYYGKVLQTNKDLKTSACCSVESLPSTYAPLLSKIHPTVKEKFYGCGSPFPQALTGRNILDLGCGSGRDVYLLSQLVGESGSVIGIDMTSEQLDVANSYLEYHREQFGYKKSNVSFIKGYIENLKASGIEDNSIDLVVSNCVTNLSPNKKLVFSEIFRVLKPGGELYFSDVFSDQRIPDELKQDPILLGECLGGALYTEDFRRLLSDLGIYDFRVVSQSKINLLNGEIEKKVGNINFYSITFRAFKIPLEDRCEDYGQVAFYKGTIDGIPHNFKLDDHHILVTDKPMLVCGNTADMLSKTHYKDHFRIVGDKSKHFGLFDCGPTPVTSSSEDGAAGACC from the coding sequence ATGGCAACAAACATTGAATTAGAGACATTAGAAGCGGTACAAAACTACTACGGGAAAGTTCTCCAAACAAATAAAGATTTAAAAACCAGTGCCTGTTGCAGCGTGGAATCGTTACCTTCCACCTATGCACCGTTACTATCAAAAATTCATCCCACTGTGAAAGAAAAATTTTACGGATGTGGTTCTCCTTTCCCCCAAGCACTTACAGGCAGAAATATTCTAGATTTAGGATGTGGTTCCGGAAGAGATGTGTATTTATTGTCACAATTGGTTGGTGAATCAGGATCCGTTATTGGCATTGATATGACTTCTGAACAGTTAGATGTTGCCAATTCCTATCTTGAATATCATAGAGAACAATTTGGTTACAAAAAAAGCAACGTATCATTTATAAAAGGTTATATCGAGAATTTAAAAGCAAGTGGAATCGAAGACAATTCTATTGATTTAGTTGTTTCTAATTGTGTTACAAATCTTTCCCCGAACAAAAAACTAGTTTTCTCCGAAATCTTTAGAGTCTTAAAACCAGGTGGTGAATTATATTTTTCCGATGTTTTTTCTGACCAAAGGATTCCCGACGAACTCAAACAAGATCCTATTTTATTAGGTGAATGTTTAGGTGGAGCTCTTTATACAGAAGATTTCAGAAGATTACTTTCCGACTTGGGAATCTACGACTTCCGTGTTGTTTCTCAATCTAAAATCAATCTACTAAACGGAGAAATTGAGAAAAAAGTTGGAAATATTAATTTTTATTCCATTACGTTTAGAGCGTTTAAAATTCCATTAGAAGATCGCTGCGAAGATTATGGCCAAGTAGCTTTTTATAAAGGTACAATCGATGGAATTCCTCATAACTTCAAACTTGATGATCACCATATTCTTGTTACTGACAAACCAATGTTAGTTTGTGGCAATACAGCAGATATGCTTTCTAAAACTCATTATAAGGATCATTTTCGAATCGTCGGAGATAAATCAAAACATTTCGGATTATTTGATTGTGGCCCTACTCCTGTAACTTCTTCTTCTGAAGATGGAGCTGCCGGTGCTTGCTGTTGA